In the genome of Sebastes umbrosus isolate fSebUmb1 chromosome 14, fSebUmb1.pri, whole genome shotgun sequence, one region contains:
- the ddx47 gene encoding LOW QUALITY PROTEIN: probable ATP-dependent RNA helicase DDX47 (The sequence of the model RefSeq protein was modified relative to this genomic sequence to represent the inferred CDS: inserted 1 base in 1 codon; deleted 1 base in 1 codon) — MADDAVEGVKPNIDETLEGSGSEDDNSQVNSGENEVAVKTFKELGVTEVLCEACEQLGWKTPTKIQVEAVPVALQGKDVIGLAETGSGKTGAFALPILQSLLTYPQRLHTLILTPTRELAFQIAEQFEALGSSIGVKCAVIVGGIDMMSQSLVLAKKPHIVIATPGRLIDHMENTKGFSLRALKFLVMDEADRILNMDFETEVDKILKVIPRERRTFLFSATMTKKVQKLQRAALKDPVMCAVSTKYSTVDKLQQYYVFIPSKYKDCYLVSILNELAGNSFMIFCSTCNNAQRVALLLRNLGITAIPLHGQMSQNKRLGALTKFKSKSRSVLLATDVASRGLDIPHVDCVINYDIPTHSKDYIHRVGRTXRAGRSGKSITFVTQYDVELFQRIESLIGKKLPAFPTQEDEVMMLVERVSEAQRFARMEMKEQNEKKKRPRGADGDGDDTEQASGVRKKVRGGGRGGGGGEERGGMKKRGGAAWRGGR; from the exons ATGGCGGACGACGCTGTGGAAGGTGTGAAGCCAAACATTGATGAAACACTCGAAGGTTCGGGCAGTGAAGATGATAACAGTCAGGTTAATAGCGGTGAGAACGAAGTGGCAGTGAAGACCTTCAAGGAACTG GGTGTCACTGAGGTCCTCTGTGAGGCTTGTGAACAGCTGGGATGGAAGACTCCAACTAAGATTCAGGTAGAAGCTGTACCTGTAGCCCTGCAAG GGAAGGATGTTATCGGCCTGGCAGAGACCGGTTCAGGGAAGACGGGCGCCTTCGCTCTGCCCATCCTGCAGTCCCTGCTGACCTATCCCCAGAGGCTCCACACCCTCATCCTCACCCCTACCAGAGAGTTGGCTTTTCAGATCGCTGAGCAGTTTGAGGCTCTGGGCTCCAGCATCGGTGTTAAATGTG ctgtCATAGTTGGAGGAATCGATATGATGTCCCAGTCCTTGGTGTTGGCTAAAAAACCACACATTGTTATTG CCACACCTGGTCGGTTGATAGACCACATGGAGAACACAAAGGGCTTCTCCCTACGAGCTCTCAAGTTCCTGGTCATGGACGAAGCAGACAGAATCCTCAACATGGACTTTGAGACTGAG GTGGATAAAATCTTGAAGGTGATTCCCAGAGAGAGGCGCACCTTCTTGTTCTCTGCCACCATGACCAAAAAG GTCCAAAAACTACAGAGAGCAGCTCTGAAAGATCCTGTGATGTGTGCGGTGTCCACCAAATACTCTACAGTAGACAAACTGCAGCAATACTACGTCTTCATACCATCGAAATACAAG GACTGTTACCTGGTGTCCATCCTGAACGAGCTGGCCGGCAACTCATTCATGATTTTCTGCAGCACGTGTAACAACGCCCAGCGGGTGGCGCTGTTGTTAAGAAACCTTGGCATCACTGCTATTCCTCTTCATGGCCAGATGAGTCAG AACAAACGTCTAGGAGCGCTGACCAAGTTCAAGTCCAAGTCTCGATCGGTGCTGCTGGCGACCGACGTGGCGTCCAGAGGGCTGGACATTCCTCATGTTGACTGCGTCATCAACTATGACATCCCCACTCACTCAAAG GACTACATCCATAGAGTGGGACGAA GCAGAGCAGGGCGGTCTGGGAAATCCATCACTTTTGTCACTCA ATATGACGTGGAGCTGTTCCAGCGAATTGAA TCTCTGATTGGGAAGAAACTTCCTGCGTTCCCTACCCAGGAAGATGAAGTGATGATGTTGGTAGAGCGGGTGAGCGAGGCCCAGAGGTTTGCTAGGATG GAAATGAAGGagcaaaatgagaaaaagaaaaggcccAGAGGAGCAGACGGAGATGGGGATGACACAGAACAAGCAAGCGGGGTGAGGAAGAAAGTGAGAGGAggcggaagaggaggagggggaggagaagaaagaggagggatGAAGAAGAGGGGGGGAGCAGCATGGAGGGGAGGGCGCTGA